A genomic region of Trifolium pratense cultivar HEN17-A07 linkage group LG3, ARS_RC_1.1, whole genome shotgun sequence contains the following coding sequences:
- the LOC123916091 gene encoding diacylglycerol kinase 2 has translation MNFIMLDLGISILRFVTSPDASIASIFGWLVTGSFGLVAVIYALLKWQRRASLNWIKAAAREKKKVWKQFKVPLSEHLWVEDFTYGEQPSTCCFCLTSLWPSQNLGATASPRTPLHRCSVCGVAAHFLCSPFAAKDCKCVAQAGFSHIRHHWSERWVNVDDHHEMSAFCFYCDEACGVPFVKSSPTWHCRWCQRLIHVKCHNKLTRDSGDFCDLGSLRSIILSPLCVKEVDEDQKGAKLSSIITSSVRGQIRKRRNNNKNGGGCHANGKSRGSSVADATLLEYVLNGLHRNKCNDGKLFDPTNNGRVLGNGLTVTPSQVKKYTLVDLPNDARPLLVFINTRSGGQLGPSLHRRLNMLLNPVQVFVLSASQGPEVGLELFKNVPYFRVLVCGGDGTVAWVLDAIEKYNFESPPPVAIIPLGTGNDLSRVMNWGGGFSALDGQGGLTTLLHDISSNAAVTMLDRWEVKLAEESSEGKPYKMKTKSMMNYLGIGCDAKVAYEFHVTREINPEKFSSQFLNKLRYAKEGARDIMDRTCADLPWQVWLEVDGRDIEIPKDSEGLIVLNIGSYMGGVDLWKNDYERDDDDFSLQSMHDKMLEVVCVCGAWHLGKLQVGLSQARRLAQGKVIKIHSSSPFPVQIDGEPFILQPGYMELTHRGQVFMMRRTSEDEPKGQAAAIMTEVLLEAEHKGIINTSQRKVLLKDIAINLS, from the exons ATGAATTTCATCATGTTAGATTTGGGAATTTCAATTTTGAGGTTTGTTACGAGTCCTGATGCTTCCATTGCATCTATTTTTGGATGGTTGGTCACTGGATCATTTGGACTTGTGGCCGTCATATACGCTCTTCTCAAGTGGCAGCGAAGAGCATCTTTGAATTGGATTAAAGCTGCTGCTAGGGAAAAGAAGAAAGTTTGGAAACAGTTTAAAGTGCCTCTATCGGAGCATTTGTGGGTTGAAGATTTTACTTACGGGGAACAACCGTCCACTTGTTGTTTCTGCTTGACTTCGTTATGGCCTTCTCAAAATTTGGGTGCAACAGCTTCACCGCGTACTCCTCTTCATCGTTGCTCGGTTTGTGGCGTTGCAGCTCATTTCCTTTGTTCTCCGTTTGCAGCAAAGGATTGTAAATGTGTGGCTCAGGCTGGTTTTAGTCATATTAGACACCATTGGTCTGAAAGATGGGTTAATGTGGATGATCATCATGAGATGTCTGCTTTCTGCTTTTACTGTGACGAAGCATGTGGTGTCCCATTTGTCAAATCCTCTCCTACATGGCATTGCCGTTGGTGTCAACGCCTCATTCATGTGAAATGTCATAACAAATTGACTAGAGATTCTGGTGATTTTTGTGATTTGGGTTCTTTGAGATCAATTATTCTCTCCCCTCTTTGTGTCAAAGAagttgatgaagatcaaaagggAGCAAAACTAAGTTCTATTATCACCTCTTCTGTTCGTGGTCAGATTAGAAAGCGTCgtaacaataataaaaatggagGTGGTTGCCATGCTAATGGTAAGTCACGAGGTTCCTCAGTTGCCGATGCAACATTATTAGAATATGTGTTGAATGGTCTCCACCGGAACAAGTGCAATGATGGGAAGCTCTTTGACCCTACAAACAATGGTAGAGTATTAGGAAATGGTTTAACTGTTACTCCTAGCCAAGTCAAGAAATACACATTGGTTGATTTGCCAAATGATGCAAGGCCACTTTTGGTCTTTATCAATACCAGAAGTGGAGGGCAGCTTGGGCCTTCTCTTCACAGAAGATTGAATATGCTACTAAATCCTGTTCAG GTATTTGTATTGAGTGCTTCTCAAGGTCCCGAGGTAGGCCTGGAGTTGTTCAAAAATGTGCCATATTTTAGAGTATTGGTATGTGGTGGGGATGGCACTGTTGCATGGGTCCTTGATGCCAtagaaaaatacaattttgagtCACCTCCACCTGTTGCAATTATTCCCCTAGGCACTGGAAATGATTTGTCTAGGGTAATGAATTGGGGAGGAGGCTTCTCTGCACTTGATGGACAGGGCGGGTTGACCACGCTTTTGCATGACATTAGTAGCAATGCAGCAGTTACTATGCTAGATCGTTGGGAAGTTAAACTTGCAGAAGAAAGCTCCGAAGGAAAACCATATAAAATGAAAACTAAATCCATGATGAACTACCTAG GTATTGGATGTGATGCAAAGGTTGCATATGAATTTCATGTTACTCGAGAGATAAATCCTGAAAAGTTTAGTAGTCAG TTTTTGAATAAATTACGATATGCAAAAGAAGGAGCAAGAGACATTATGGACAGAACTTGTGCTGACTTACCATGGCAAGTATGGCTTGAAGTTGACGGGAGAGACATTGAGATTCCCAAG GATTCAGAAGGCTTAATTGTGCTTAATATTGGGAGCTACATGGGAGGAGTAGATCTTTGGAAAAATGACTATGAACGCGATGATGATGATTTTAGTCTTCAATCCATGCATGACAAGATGCTTGAGGTAGTATGTGTTTGTGGAGCATGGCACCTGGGAAAACTTCAG GTTGGACTTTCACAAGCAAGAAGGCTAGCCCAAGGTAAAGTCATCAAGATACACTCTTCCAGTCCTTTCCCAGTTCAAATAGATGGGGAACCATTTATCCTTCAACCAGGCTACATGGAGTTAACTCATCGTGGGCAG GTATTCATGATGAGGAGGACTTCAGAAGATGAGCCTAAAGGGCAAGCAGCTGCTATAATGACAGAGGTATTACTAGAAGCCGAGCATAAGGGCATTATTAATACATCCCAGAGAAAAGTTCTTCTCAAGGACATAGCCATCAATCTTTCTTAA